Proteins encoded in a region of the Phormidium ambiguum IAM M-71 genome:
- a CDS encoding phycobilisome rod-core linker polypeptide has translation MSVKASGGSSVARPQLYQTLPVATISQAEQQDRFLERGELNELASYFSSGSKRLEIAQTLTKNSEIIVSRAANRIFIGGSPMAFLEKPQEEPVMTMAGTTLDTREAMKLGTATFVESSGGFLEGIRSLFSASSGGPSPTGFRPINVARYGPSNMTKSLRDLSWFLRYLTYAIVAGDPNIIAVNTRGLREIIENACSGEATIVALQEMKAAALGYFRQDEVGTNTVSQYFDVLISEFKAPTPSDKLRQRPSGDQQGLQLPQIYFLAAERRPKFVMKPGLSAREKQEVVKAAYRQVFERDITRAYSLGISDLESKVKNGDISMKEFIRRLGKSPLYRQNFYQPYINSRALELAFRHFLGRGPSSREEVQKYFAIVSQKGLPGLIDALVDSQEYSDYFGEETVPYLRGLGQEAQECRNWGPQQDLFNYSAPFRKIPQFLTTFAAYNRPLPDQHPYGSGNDPLEIQFGAIFPKETRNPSASPAPFGKDTRRILIRRGAGIENQLSNPAARGKAPGSLGPKVFKLDQLPSFTGLGGKRGNKSQGISVKFSESSTQAVIRACYLQVIGRDVYEGQRLKVQEIKLENGEITIREFIRALAKSDLFRKLYWTPLYVCKAVEYIHRRLLGRPTYGRQENNKYFDICSKKGLYGLVDALIDSVEYSEAFGEDTVPYERYITPAGLALRTLRVGSIGETGARVEKEETPKFVELGTVPEMRTEPDIQFRINQGVSKKRDQTKVFKLTGNNDKKAVETVIRAAYRQIFERDVEPYIIKNEFTVWETKLSNNEINLKEFVTALGESQLYIKEFYAPYPNTKVIELGTKHFLGRAPLDQAEIRKYNQILATGGIKAFVNALTNSAEYAQAFGEDTVPYNRFLTLPAANFPNSQRLYNQLTKQNKDVVVPSFTPVKARMDNTKMPLMGKAMSDMERQAREMDKSKPLFIELGRSFTNGAGQSVEVGVGTTRRKPARIYRMNPGMNQAETALVLNAIYCQIMDVFSGQVPAEFRRTDLESKLRNGEISVREFIRSLAGSEIYRRRFYTPYPNTKVIEFLFRHLLGRAPATQAEIRQYNQILASSGLKAAVEAMVDSAEYAQYFGEDVVPYNRFPSLPAGNYLGSVKAATDLVKTPWSSLSPSYLGGRV, from the coding sequence ATGAGTGTTAAAGCAAGTGGTGGAAGCTCAGTTGCACGTCCGCAGCTTTACCAAACCCTGCCAGTGGCAACAATATCCCAAGCGGAACAACAAGACCGCTTTTTAGAGCGTGGCGAACTGAACGAACTAGCCAGCTACTTTAGTTCTGGCAGCAAGCGGCTAGAAATTGCTCAAACTTTGACCAAGAATTCCGAAATTATTGTATCCAGGGCAGCTAACCGGATATTCATCGGTGGTTCACCAATGGCATTCTTGGAAAAGCCGCAAGAAGAGCCAGTAATGACAATGGCTGGTACCACTTTGGATACAAGAGAAGCCATGAAACTCGGAACCGCCACCTTTGTAGAAAGTAGTGGCGGTTTCTTGGAAGGAATCAGATCGTTATTTTCGGCTTCCAGTGGCGGGCCAAGTCCCACAGGTTTTCGTCCGATTAACGTAGCTCGGTATGGGCCGAGTAACATGACTAAATCCCTGCGAGATTTGTCATGGTTTTTACGTTATCTGACTTATGCGATCGTTGCTGGCGATCCGAATATCATCGCGGTAAACACCAGAGGATTGCGGGAAATAATCGAAAATGCCTGCTCTGGGGAAGCAACAATCGTAGCATTGCAGGAAATGAAAGCAGCAGCTTTAGGTTATTTCCGGCAAGACGAAGTAGGGACAAATACAGTCAGCCAATATTTTGACGTGCTGATCTCTGAATTTAAAGCTCCCACACCTTCCGACAAATTGCGGCAACGTCCTTCTGGCGACCAGCAAGGGTTACAGCTGCCACAAATCTACTTCTTAGCTGCGGAACGTCGGCCTAAATTTGTCATGAAGCCCGGACTTTCAGCTAGAGAAAAGCAGGAAGTAGTAAAGGCAGCATACAGACAGGTATTTGAACGGGATATTACCCGTGCTTACTCACTGGGGATTTCCGATTTAGAATCAAAAGTTAAAAATGGCGATATTTCCATGAAGGAATTTATCCGCCGTTTAGGTAAATCTCCTTTATATCGGCAGAATTTTTATCAGCCATATATCAATAGCCGGGCATTAGAATTAGCTTTCCGGCACTTTTTAGGTAGAGGGCCTTCTTCACGGGAAGAAGTGCAAAAATATTTTGCGATCGTATCCCAAAAAGGCTTACCCGGCTTAATCGACGCACTAGTAGACTCCCAAGAATACTCCGACTACTTCGGCGAAGAAACCGTTCCTTACCTCCGAGGATTAGGACAAGAAGCCCAAGAATGTCGCAACTGGGGCCCACAACAAGACCTATTCAACTACAGTGCGCCATTCCGCAAAATCCCCCAATTTCTCACCACCTTTGCCGCCTACAACCGTCCATTACCAGACCAACATCCTTACGGTTCCGGTAACGACCCATTAGAAATTCAATTCGGCGCAATCTTCCCCAAAGAAACCAGAAATCCCAGTGCCAGCCCAGCACCTTTCGGTAAAGACACCAGACGGATTTTAATTCGTCGTGGAGCCGGAATCGAAAACCAGTTGAGCAACCCAGCTGCACGAGGTAAAGCACCTGGTTCTCTAGGGCCAAAGGTATTCAAACTCGACCAACTCCCCAGCTTTACTGGATTAGGTGGCAAACGCGGTAACAAGAGTCAAGGCATTAGCGTTAAATTCTCCGAAAGCTCAACCCAAGCAGTAATTCGAGCTTGTTACCTACAAGTAATTGGCCGCGATGTTTATGAAGGACAACGCCTAAAAGTACAAGAAATTAAGCTAGAAAACGGCGAAATCACCATCAGGGAATTTATCCGCGCCCTAGCGAAATCAGACTTATTCCGTAAGCTGTATTGGACTCCCTTGTACGTATGTAAGGCAGTTGAATACATTCATCGCCGCTTATTAGGTAGACCAACCTACGGTCGTCAAGAAAACAACAAATACTTCGACATCTGCTCCAAAAAAGGCTTATACGGCTTAGTAGATGCCTTAATTGACTCAGTAGAGTACAGCGAAGCATTTGGAGAAGATACAGTTCCTTACGAACGCTATATCACTCCAGCAGGTTTAGCACTACGTACACTGCGAGTTGGTAGCATTGGTGAAACCGGAGCCAGAGTTGAAAAAGAAGAAACTCCGAAGTTTGTCGAACTCGGTACAGTCCCAGAAATGCGAACTGAACCGGATATTCAATTCCGCATTAACCAAGGTGTTTCCAAGAAACGCGACCAAACCAAGGTCTTCAAGCTCACAGGTAATAACGATAAGAAAGCAGTAGAAACAGTAATTCGTGCAGCTTATCGCCAAATATTTGAACGCGATGTCGAACCTTACATCATCAAGAATGAGTTTACAGTTTGGGAAACTAAACTCAGTAATAATGAAATCAACCTCAAAGAGTTTGTTACTGCTTTAGGTGAATCACAGCTGTACATCAAGGAGTTCTACGCACCTTACCCAAACACTAAGGTAATTGAACTGGGAACCAAGCATTTCCTCGGTCGCGCACCTTTAGACCAAGCAGAAATTCGCAAATACAACCAAATTCTGGCAACTGGTGGTATCAAAGCATTCGTGAATGCTTTAACTAACAGTGCAGAATACGCTCAAGCTTTCGGTGAAGATACAGTACCTTACAATCGCTTCTTAACTTTACCTGCGGCGAATTTCCCCAATTCTCAACGCTTGTATAACCAACTCACCAAACAAAATAAAGATGTGGTTGTACCTAGCTTTACTCCTGTGAAGGCCAGAATGGATAACACCAAGATGCCTTTGATGGGTAAAGCCATGAGCGATATGGAACGGCAAGCAAGGGAAATGGATAAATCCAAACCTTTGTTTATTGAATTGGGTCGTTCCTTCACCAATGGTGCTGGACAATCTGTAGAAGTTGGTGTTGGTACCACTCGTCGTAAACCTGCACGGATTTACCGGATGAATCCAGGCATGAATCAGGCAGAAACCGCACTTGTATTGAATGCGATTTACTGTCAAATAATGGATGTATTTAGCGGTCAAGTACCTGCTGAATTCCGCCGTACAGATTTAGAAAGTAAGTTACGGAATGGAGAAATTTCCGTCCGGGAGTTTATCCGTTCTTTAGCAGGTTCAGAAATTTACCGTCGCCGATTCTATACTCCTTACCCAAATACTAAGGTGATTGAGTTCTTGTTCCGGCATTTGTTGGGACGTGCTCCAGCGACTCAAGCAGAAATTCGCCAATACAACCAAATTTTGGCTTCCTCTGGCTTAAAGGCAGCAGTAGAAGCTATGGTTGATAGCGCTGAATATGCTCAGTATTTCGGTGAAGATGTGGTGCCTTATAATCGCTTCCCATCTTTACCTGCTGGTAACTACTTAGGTAGTGTGAAAGCGGCTACTGATTTGGTGAAAACTCCTTGGTCGAGCTTGTCGCCTTCTTACTTAGGTGGTCGAGTTTAA